A genomic stretch from Aerococcaceae bacterium zg-1292 includes:
- a CDS encoding NAD-dependent succinate-semialdehyde dehydrogenase codes for MAYETKYPFSNDVLKKYDNISDETIEQFLTTSHALYKKWRKQDALEDRKRQLHKIAEILRRDIDKYAEIMTKDMGKLFVEAKGEVELCADIADYYADKADEFLAPRPLETDTGDAYYLRQATGVILAIEPWNFPFYQIMRVFAPNFIVGNPMVLKHASICPGSAQAFEDLVDEAGAEKGSYTNLFVSYGQVANIIADPRITGVCLTGSERGGAAIAEEAGKNLKKSTLELGGNDAFIILDDANMNELKELLPGVRLYNAGQVCTSSKRFIVTEKNYDAFIEILVDSFKGAQWGDPMNPNTSLAPLSSAQAKEDVLAQIQLAIDHGAKVLYGNEPIDHPGNFVMQTILTDIAKDNPIYNQEIFGPVAIVHTVADEEEAIELANDSSYGLGGTVFGTDVDRIHEVAAQIETGMTFINSGWASLPELPFGGIKNSGYGRELSELGFTAFVNEHLVYTPKK; via the coding sequence ATGGCATACGAGACAAAGTACCCTTTTTCAAATGATGTATTAAAGAAGTATGATAATATTTCCGATGAAACAATTGAACAATTTTTAACCACAAGTCATGCATTATACAAAAAATGGCGCAAACAAGATGCCCTTGAAGATCGCAAGCGCCAACTTCATAAAATTGCTGAAATTTTACGTCGTGATATAGATAAATACGCTGAAATCATGACCAAAGATATGGGAAAATTATTTGTCGAAGCGAAAGGCGAAGTCGAATTATGTGCTGACATTGCTGATTACTATGCGGATAAAGCTGATGAATTTTTAGCTCCTCGCCCGTTAGAGACCGATACTGGTGACGCTTATTATTTACGCCAAGCAACGGGTGTTATTTTAGCGATTGAACCATGGAATTTCCCATTCTATCAAATCATGCGCGTCTTTGCACCGAACTTTATCGTGGGAAACCCAATGGTGTTAAAACATGCTTCTATCTGTCCAGGTTCCGCTCAAGCTTTTGAAGATTTAGTGGATGAAGCTGGGGCTGAAAAAGGTTCTTACACCAACTTATTTGTCAGCTATGGCCAAGTAGCCAATATTATTGCCGACCCTCGCATTACCGGTGTTTGTTTAACAGGTTCTGAACGTGGCGGTGCAGCCATTGCTGAAGAAGCAGGTAAAAACTTGAAAAAATCTACCTTAGAATTAGGTGGAAACGATGCTTTCATCATTTTAGACGATGCCAATATGAACGAATTAAAAGAATTATTGCCAGGTGTGCGTTTATATAATGCTGGTCAAGTATGTACTTCTTCAAAACGTTTCATCGTCACCGAAAAAAATTATGATGCTTTCATTGAAATCTTAGTCGATAGTTTCAAGGGCGCACAATGGGGAGACCCAATGAATCCCAATACTAGCTTAGCACCTCTATCTTCTGCACAAGCAAAAGAGGATGTTTTAGCTCAAATACAATTAGCAATCGATCATGGTGCCAAAGTCTTATATGGAAATGAACCGATTGACCACCCAGGAAACTTCGTTATGCAAACCATCTTAACAGATATTGCCAAAGATAACCCTATTTACAACCAAGAAATCTTCGGACCAGTAGCAATAGTCCATACAGTAGCTGATGAAGAAGAAGCGATTGAATTAGCTAATGACTCCAGTTACGGATTAGGCGGAACGGTATTTGGTACCGATGTTGACCGCATCCATGAAGTAGCTGCTCAAATTGAAACGGGTATGACATTCATCAACTCAGGTTGGGCATCCTTACCTGAATTACCATTTGGTGGTATTAAAAATTCAGGCTATGGTCGCGAATTAAGCGAATTAGGCTTTACTGCTTTTGTTAATGAACATTTAGTTTATACACCGAAAAAATAA
- a CDS encoding ATP-binding cassette domain-containing protein, with amino-acid sequence MGVIISVDSLSIASGRQAIIDNLSFDIQEGEVVSITGQSGSGKSTVLKYLAQLNDPTLHIAGTYHLFGKEVDTYSPVELRQTVSYFYQTPTLFGDSVRDNLSFPYDIRHKHFDEQHAIEMLQSVDLSAHILDKSIQSLSGGERQRVALIRNLMFPAKVLLLDEISSALDDKTRQIIWQGIEVYKKQHRATILMVSHLKEEHAFAERQIEIVKLAVRGDDHE; translated from the coding sequence ATGGGAGTAATTATTAGTGTTGATTCTTTATCGATTGCAAGTGGACGACAGGCGATTATCGATAATTTATCGTTTGACATTCAAGAAGGAGAGGTTGTCTCAATAACTGGTCAGTCCGGCAGTGGTAAGAGTACTGTATTGAAATATTTAGCACAATTAAATGACCCAACATTACACATAGCCGGCACCTACCATTTATTTGGCAAAGAGGTAGATACGTATTCACCGGTTGAATTACGTCAAACGGTTTCGTATTTCTACCAAACACCGACGCTGTTTGGCGATTCAGTGCGTGATAATTTATCTTTTCCGTACGACATTCGCCATAAACATTTTGATGAACAACACGCGATTGAAATGCTGCAATCTGTTGATTTAAGTGCTCACATTCTCGATAAATCAATTCAGTCATTATCGGGCGGTGAGCGTCAGCGAGTGGCACTGATTCGTAACCTAATGTTTCCTGCCAAAGTGTTGTTATTAGATGAAATCTCTAGTGCGCTTGATGACAAGACACGACAAATTATTTGGCAGGGCATTGAGGTGTATAAAAAGCAACATCGTGCGACAATATTAATGGTGAGTCATTTGAAAGAAGAACACGCATTTGCTGAGCGTCAGATTGAAATCGTCAAACTTGCTGTAAGAGGTGATGACCATGAGTAA
- the fetB gene encoding iron export ABC transporter permease subunit FetB — MSNDLQASPLSLVLSFSLVLIAIGISYREKLKLEKEIVWAVIRMVVQLIAVAYVLGYVFKLDNGWLTSLMILVIIMNASLNAANRGKGLHRPLLISFIALASTTVLTLSILVLSGNLKFIPSQMIPITGMIVGNSMKSVGLVYANLFQLFRDQEQAVLEKISLGATPYQAAHNVLQMTIKQGIQPTVDGIKTTGIVSLPGMMSGLMLAGVAPLKAILYQIMVMFMIIGATSFAMLIATYLAYRSFFTERYQLSTQLRKRKI; from the coding sequence ATGAGTAATGATTTACAAGCGTCACCATTGTCATTGGTGCTATCATTTAGTTTGGTACTTATCGCTATCGGGATTTCGTATCGTGAAAAATTAAAGTTAGAAAAAGAAATCGTCTGGGCAGTTATCCGCATGGTTGTGCAATTAATAGCAGTCGCCTATGTACTCGGTTATGTCTTCAAACTGGATAACGGATGGCTAACTTCTTTAATGATTTTAGTGATTATTATGAATGCTTCGTTAAATGCAGCTAACCGTGGCAAAGGGTTGCACCGACCACTATTGATATCATTCATTGCCTTAGCTTCAACGACGGTGCTGACCTTATCGATTTTAGTTTTATCTGGCAATTTAAAATTTATTCCGTCACAAATGATTCCCATTACTGGAATGATTGTTGGTAACTCTATGAAGTCAGTAGGACTAGTGTATGCGAACTTATTTCAACTATTTAGGGACCAAGAACAAGCTGTATTGGAGAAAATTTCTTTAGGTGCTACACCGTATCAAGCAGCACACAATGTGCTACAAATGACGATTAAACAAGGTATTCAACCGACAGTTGACGGTATAAAAACGACCGGGATTGTCAGTTTGCCAGGGATGATGTCTGGATTAATGCTAGCAGGTGTTGCCCCTTTAAAAGCGATTCTCTATCAAATAATGGTGATGTTTATGATAATTGGAGCAACATCCTTTGCGATGCTAATAGCAACCTATTTAGCATATCGTTCATTTTTTACGGAACGCTACCAATTAAGTACGCAATTACGTAAGAGGAAAATATAA
- a CDS encoding MBL fold metallo-hydrolase — translation MDKFSFGDVTLTWLDGGVTAMDGGAMFGVVPRPLWTKKYRVNENNQIELPTDPILIQYQGKNLMIDSSLGNGKLSDKQKRNFGVFSEPKLEESLNELGLTTDDIDILLMTHMHFDHAGGLTIPDDNGQLVSRFKNARIITTQIEWDEMRQPNRRSKSTYFKENWQAIVNQVETFEQEIEILPGITMIHTGGHSNGHAIIKITQGEQQLIHMGDIMPTKAHQNPLWVLAYDDYPMDSIAAKIKVEEEAYRKNTYFSFYHDVDYRIVQWDENGKDIVFTVKRTIAPHF, via the coding sequence ATGGATAAGTTTAGTTTTGGCGATGTGACACTTACCTGGCTAGATGGTGGTGTAACTGCAATGGATGGCGGCGCGATGTTTGGTGTCGTGCCAAGACCTTTATGGACGAAGAAATATCGGGTCAATGAAAATAATCAAATTGAATTGCCAACAGACCCGATATTAATACAGTATCAAGGTAAAAATTTGATGATTGATAGTAGTTTAGGTAACGGTAAATTAAGTGATAAACAAAAGCGTAACTTTGGAGTATTTAGTGAGCCGAAGTTGGAAGAATCGCTGAATGAGTTAGGCCTGACAACAGATGACATTGATATACTGTTAATGACACATATGCATTTTGATCATGCAGGTGGCTTAACGATTCCTGATGATAATGGTCAATTGGTATCGCGTTTTAAAAATGCAAGAATTATTACGACGCAAATCGAATGGGATGAAATGCGGCAACCAAACAGACGGTCAAAAAGTACGTATTTTAAAGAGAATTGGCAAGCAATCGTGAATCAAGTAGAAACATTTGAACAGGAAATCGAGATATTGCCTGGCATAACGATGATTCATACAGGTGGCCACAGCAATGGGCATGCAATCATCAAAATCACTCAGGGTGAGCAACAATTGATTCATATGGGCGATATTATGCCGACTAAAGCACATCAAAATCCACTTTGGGTGCTGGCCTATGATGATTATCCGATGGATTCCATTGCAGCTAAGATAAAAGTGGAAGAAGAAGCTTATCGTAAAAATACTTATTTCAGTTTCTATCACGATGTTGATTATCGCATTGTGCAGTGGGACGAAAATGGTAAGGACATCGTCTTTACTGTTAAACGGACGATAGCACCTCATTTTTAA
- a CDS encoding acyl-CoA dehydrogenase family protein, with protein MSTKVEQLAKELYPEDLFGYATGLTEGELNVLKHLREELEARVRPVLIDSYEKALLPREEILGAFAAARIMDHPDLFKDRENKWKASELYNTFLYLEMARFDPSVATFYTVHGGLGYNTILIGGNDEQRERFATKVRQFKAQTCFALTEPDHGSDIAGGLATTAERRGDKWILNGEKRWIGGAKTADFIPVFARDTETKKIKCFMVKGDAPGLSVENVEHKIALRLVNNGHITLKDVEVPEEDRLVNINGYGDVAKIFVFTRADVAHIAMGTAAGAFNAALRLTTTREQFGRKLAGFQLVQEKLARMQANVVSAIAYSVRIAEIQELGNEVMLNSSLAKLHNALRMRETVALAREVCGGNGITLETEVARFFTDAEAIYTYEGTHEINAMIVARELTGIGAFV; from the coding sequence ATGTCAACAAAAGTAGAACAATTAGCAAAGGAATTATACCCTGAAGATTTATTTGGTTATGCCACTGGTTTAACAGAAGGAGAACTCAATGTATTAAAACACCTTCGTGAAGAATTAGAAGCAAGAGTTCGACCAGTGTTAATTGATTCATACGAAAAAGCCTTATTACCACGTGAAGAAATTTTAGGTGCTTTTGCAGCGGCTCGTATTATGGATCATCCCGATTTATTTAAAGACCGTGAAAATAAATGGAAAGCTAGTGAGTTATACAATACATTCTTATATTTAGAAATGGCACGGTTTGACCCATCTGTTGCGACATTCTATACCGTACATGGTGGATTGGGTTACAACACAATTTTAATTGGTGGTAATGACGAACAACGCGAACGTTTTGCTACAAAAGTTCGTCAATTTAAGGCCCAAACATGTTTTGCGTTAACAGAGCCTGACCATGGTTCAGACATCGCTGGTGGTCTAGCAACAACAGCAGAACGTCGTGGTGATAAGTGGATTTTAAATGGTGAAAAACGTTGGATTGGTGGTGCTAAAACAGCGGACTTCATTCCTGTATTTGCACGTGATACTGAAACGAAAAAAATTAAATGTTTCATGGTTAAAGGTGATGCCCCTGGTTTATCAGTCGAAAATGTTGAACATAAAATTGCTTTACGTCTCGTTAACAATGGTCACATTACCTTGAAAGATGTAGAAGTGCCTGAAGAAGATCGCTTAGTGAATATCAATGGCTATGGTGATGTGGCAAAAATCTTTGTCTTCACTCGTGCAGATGTCGCTCATATTGCGATGGGTACAGCAGCGGGTGCCTTCAATGCCGCCTTACGTCTAACTACCACTCGTGAACAATTTGGCCGTAAATTAGCTGGTTTCCAGTTAGTTCAAGAAAAATTAGCACGGATGCAAGCTAATGTTGTTTCAGCCATTGCCTATTCTGTACGTATCGCTGAAATTCAAGAATTAGGTAATGAAGTAATGTTAAATTCTTCTTTAGCTAAATTACATAACGCATTACGTATGCGTGAAACTGTAGCACTAGCACGTGAAGTATGTGGTGGTAATGGTATTACCCTCGAAACAGAAGTTGCGCGCTTCTTTACAGATGCTGAAGCTATTTATACATACGAAGGTACACACGAAATCAATGCCATGATTGTTGCTCGTGAATTAACTGGAATCGGTGCGTTCGTGTAA